GCATCGGCGAGGTCACCTCCGCCTGCCACTCCCCCCGGCTGGACAGCAACATCGGCTTCGCCATGGTGCCGGTCGCCTACCAGGAACCGGGCACCGAGCTGGTGGTGCACACCCAGCACGGCCCGCAGGAGGCGATCGTCGTGGAGAAGCCCTTCCACGACCCCAACAAGGACATCCCCAAGCACCTCGAACGCACGGCCACGGCGTGAGCGAGCGGGGGTCGAGCTGATGGACACCAGCACTCAGCGGCTGCAGGAGATGTTGTGCCGCAGCAGGTTCGAGGTGCTGCCGGTGCGCGGAGCGGCGGAGCGGGCGGCGGTGCTGCCCGCGGGCAGCACCGTCACCGTCACCGCCTCCGCCGCGAAGGGCCTCGACGCGACGATGGACGTCGCGGCCCGGCTGGCGGCGGCCGGGTTCCACGTGGTGCCGCACCTGGCGGCGCGTTCCGTCCCGGACCGGGCGCGGCTGGCCGAACTGCTGGACCGCGCGGCGGCGCTGGGCAGCGACGAGGTCTTCGTCATCGCGGGCGATTCCCCGGTGCCCGCCGGGGAATTCCCGGACGCGCTCGCGCTGCTGCGGGCCATGGCGGAGCTGGACCGCAAGCCGGGCAAGGTCGGCATCACCGGCTACCCGGAGCGGCACGCGTTCCTGTCCGACGAGGTCACGATCCGGGCCATGGCGGACAAGGCGCGCCACGCGGACTACGTGGTCTCGCAGATCTGCTACGACCCGCGCCGCATCGCCGAATGGCTCGGCGAGGTCCGCGCGCGCGGCGTGCTGCTGCCCGTGCACGTCGGCCTGCCCGGCGCGGTGGACGTGACGAAGCTGCTGCGGGTGTCGATGAAGATCGGCCTCGGCGAATCGCTGCGGTTCCTGCGCAAGCAGCACGGCCTGGTCACGAAGCTGCTCGCGCCGTACACGCCGGACGCGCTGCTCGACGGGCTCTGGCCGCACCTGGACGAGCCCGCCCCGGGCATCGCCGGGTGGCACCTGTTCACGTTCAACGAACTCGACCGGACCGTCCAGTGGCGCGACGACGCCCTCGCCCGGATCCAGGAGGTTCCCGCATGACCATCCCGTCCGACCTGGACATCTCCCGAGCCGCGGCGCTCCGCCCGATCGACGAGATCGCCGCGCAGCTCGACATCGGCCCGCACCTGCTGGAACCGTACGGCAGGCAGGTGGCGAAGGTGTCCCTCGACGCGATCGAGGAGCTCGCCGACCGCCCGGCGGCCAAGTACGTCCTCGTCTCCGCCGTGACGCCCACCCCGCTGGGCGAGGGGAAGACGACCACCACCGTCGGGCTCGGGCAGGCGCTGCGGCTGCTGGGGCACCGCTCGGCGGTGGCGATCCGGCAGCCGTCGATGGGCCCGACGTTCGGCATCAAGGGCGGTGCCGCCGGCGGCGGCTACAGCCAGGTGGTGCCGATGGAGGCGCTGAACCTGCACCTGACCGGGGACATGCACGCGGTGACCGCGGCGCACAACCTGCTCTCCGCGATGCTGGACAACCACCTGCACAAGGGCAACGAGCTCGACATCGACCCGCAGCGGATCACGTGGCGGCGGGTGCTCGACGTCAACGACCGGGACCTGCGCTCCATCGTGACCGGCCTGGGCGGGCCCGCCGACGGAGCGCCGCGCCAGACCGGGTTCGACATCACCGCCGCCAGCGAGGTGATGGCGGTGCTGGCGCTGTCGAACTCGCTGCACGACATGCGGCGCAGGCTGGGGCGCATCGTCGTCGGCTACGCCCGCGACGGCTCCCCGGTCAGCGCGGAGCAGCTGCGGGCGGCCGGTGCGATGACGGTGCTGCTGCGGGAGGCGATCAAGCCGAACCTGATGCAGACCACGGAGAACACTCCGGTGTTCGTGCACGCCGGGCCGTTCGGCAACATCGCGCACGGCAACTCCTCGGTGGTGGCCGACCGCATCGCCGGGCGCTGCTCGGACTACGTGGTGACCGAGGCCGGGTTCGGCGCGGACATGGGCGCGGAGCGGTTCTTCAACATCAAGTGCCGCACCTCGGGCCTGCGCCCGGACGCGGCGGTGCTGGTGGCGACGGTGCGCGCGTTGAAGGCGCACTCCGGCAACCACCGGATCGTGGCGGGCCGCCCGCTGCCGCCGGAGCTGCTGGCGGAGAACCCCGACGACGTGCTGGCCGGCGCGGACAACCTGCGCAAGCAGATCGAGAACATCCGGCTGCACGGGGTGTCGCCGGTGGTGGCGGTCAACGCGTTCCCCACCGACCACCCGTCCGAGCACGCGGCGATCCGCGAGGTCGCCGAGGCCGCTGGCGCGCGCGTCGCGGTGAGCAGCCACTTCCTCGACGGCGGCAAGGGCGCGAAGGAACTGGCGGAGGCCGTGGTGGAGGCCGCCTCCGAACCGAGCCGCTTCCAGCTGCTGTACCCGGATTCCGCGGACCTGCGCACGAAGATCGACACGGTGGCCCGGCAGGTGTACGGCGCCGACGGCGTGTCCTACACCCCGGCCGCGGCCCGCTCGCTGCGGGACTACGAGGCGAACGGGTTCGGCACGTTGCCGGTGTGCATCGCGAAGACGCACCTGTCGTTGAGCTCGGATCCGGGGCTGCTGGGCGCTCCGACCGGCTGGACGTTGCCGGTGCGGGAGGTGCGGGCCTCGGTCGGAGCGGGGTTCGTGTACCCGATCTGCGGTGACATGCGCACCATGCCCGGCCTCGGGTCGCATCCGGCGGCGGAGCGCATCGACATCGACGAGCACGGTCAGGTCGTGGGGCTGAGTTGACCGATCTCGGCGTGAGCGTGCGGGACTTCCTGGACGAGGTGGCCGCGCCGACGCCGTCCGCCACCGGCGGTGTCGTCGGCGCGGTCACCGCCGCAGCGGCGGCCGGGCTGCTCGCGATGACGGCCCGGCTGCGCCGGGACCCCACGCGGGCGGCGCAGGCGGAAGCGTTGCGGCAGCGGGCGACGGAGCTGGCGGGCGCGGATTCCGACGCCTACCGAGAGGTGCTCGCGGCGCAGCGCCGCGACCGGGACGATCCCGGCCGGAGCGCGGCGCTGGCGGCGGCGCTGGTCGGGGCGGCGGGACCGCCTGCCGCGCTGGCCGCACTGGCGGAGCAGGTCGCCGCGCTCGCCGCCGAAGTGGCGGCCGAGGCGACGCCCGCGCTGCGGGGCGACGCGCACACCGCCGCCGCGCTGGCGGCGGCCTGCGCTCGCGGCGCGGCGATCCTGGCCCGGATCAACCTCACCGCCGCGGGCGCGGACCCGGGCGCGGCCGACGAGGCCGACGCCCACGCCGCCGCGGCGGCCCGCCACTCCCCTTGATCACCGCCAGGTGACCGGGAGTTCGTGCACCCCGTAGACGATCATGTCGGTGCGCAGCGGCACGTCGCCCGCGGGCACGTCCAGGCTCAACCCGGGCAGGCGGTCGAGCAGTTCGGCGTAACCGATGCGCATCTCGACGCGCGCCAGCTGCTGGCCGAGGCACTGGTGCACGCCGTGGCCGAAGGCCAGGTGCGGGCTGCGCGGCCGGGCCACGTCGAGCCGGTCGGGCTCGGGCCAGTGCTCCGGATCGCGGTCGGCTTCGGGGATGGACAGCAGGACGGTGTCCCCGGCGGCGATGTCGACACCGCCGAGCGTGAGGTCCTCGGTGGCGACCCGGGTGGTGCCGAGGTGCAGCACCGAGAGGTAGCGCAGCAGCTCCTCGACGGCGCCGTCCACCAGCGCGGGGTCGGCGCGCAGCGCGGCCAGCTGCTCGGGGTGTTCGAGCAGCGCGAAGGTGCCGAGGGCGAGCATGTTCGCCGTCGTCTCGTGCCCGGCGGTGAGCAGCGTGGTGGCGATGTCGACCAGTTCCAGATCGGTCAGCGCCGGGTCCGCGTCGCCGTGCACGAGCCCGGACAGCAGGTCGTCGCCCGGTGCTGCGCGCTTGCTCGCGACCAGCTCGCGCATGAACTCCCGCAGCTCCGCCCCGGCCCGCAGCCGCTCCTGCTCCGGGAGCCGGAAGTTCAAGCTGACCGCCGCGGAGCGCTGGAACCGGGCGCGGTCGGCGTAGTCCACGCCGAGCAGCTCGCAGATGACCAGGGACGGCAGCGGCAGGGCGAAGTCCGCGACCAGGTCGGCCCGGTTCCCGGCGGCCCGCATGTCCTCGATGAGCTCGACCGCCAGCTCCGTCACCCGCGATTCCAGCGCCCGCATCCGGCGGACGGTGAACTCGCCGATGAGCAGCCTGCGCAGCCGGGTGTGCTCGGGCGGGTCCATGAAGATGAACAGGCCGTGCCCGCTCGGCGTGGCGCTTTCCGGGGCGTGCGGGCAGGTTCCGGCGGCCACTTCCTCCGGGGTCAGCTGCAGCGCGTCGCGGTGGCGGAACTTGTCGGAGCTGAACCGGGGGTCGCCGAACGCCTCGCGGGCCTCCCGGTAGCCGGTCACCATCCAGGCGCGGGCCCCGTTGAGCAAGGTGATCGGCGCGACGGGCCCTTCGCCGCGCAGCCTGCCCAGCTCGGCGGGCGGGTCGAACGGGCACTCGCCCCGCTCGATCAGTT
This window of the Saccharopolyspora gloriosae genome carries:
- a CDS encoding methylenetetrahydrofolate reductase, whose protein sequence is MDTSTQRLQEMLCRSRFEVLPVRGAAERAAVLPAGSTVTVTASAAKGLDATMDVAARLAAAGFHVVPHLAARSVPDRARLAELLDRAAALGSDEVFVIAGDSPVPAGEFPDALALLRAMAELDRKPGKVGITGYPERHAFLSDEVTIRAMADKARHADYVVSQICYDPRRIAEWLGEVRARGVLLPVHVGLPGAVDVTKLLRVSMKIGLGESLRFLRKQHGLVTKLLAPYTPDALLDGLWPHLDEPAPGIAGWHLFTFNELDRTVQWRDDALARIQEVPA
- a CDS encoding formate--tetrahydrofolate ligase, which codes for MTIPSDLDISRAAALRPIDEIAAQLDIGPHLLEPYGRQVAKVSLDAIEELADRPAAKYVLVSAVTPTPLGEGKTTTTVGLGQALRLLGHRSAVAIRQPSMGPTFGIKGGAAGGGYSQVVPMEALNLHLTGDMHAVTAAHNLLSAMLDNHLHKGNELDIDPQRITWRRVLDVNDRDLRSIVTGLGGPADGAPRQTGFDITAASEVMAVLALSNSLHDMRRRLGRIVVGYARDGSPVSAEQLRAAGAMTVLLREAIKPNLMQTTENTPVFVHAGPFGNIAHGNSSVVADRIAGRCSDYVVTEAGFGADMGAERFFNIKCRTSGLRPDAAVLVATVRALKAHSGNHRIVAGRPLPPELLAENPDDVLAGADNLRKQIENIRLHGVSPVVAVNAFPTDHPSEHAAIREVAEAAGARVAVSSHFLDGGKGAKELAEAVVEAASEPSRFQLLYPDSADLRTKIDTVARQVYGADGVSYTPAAARSLRDYEANGFGTLPVCIAKTHLSLSSDPGLLGAPTGWTLPVREVRASVGAGFVYPICGDMRTMPGLGSHPAAERIDIDEHGQVVGLS
- a CDS encoding cyclodeaminase/cyclohydrolase family protein, coding for MSVRDFLDEVAAPTPSATGGVVGAVTAAAAAGLLAMTARLRRDPTRAAQAEALRQRATELAGADSDAYREVLAAQRRDRDDPGRSAALAAALVGAAGPPAALAALAEQVAALAAEVAAEATPALRGDAHTAAALAAACARGAAILARINLTAAGADPGAADEADAHAAAAARHSP
- a CDS encoding cytochrome P450, translating into MTTADETTDPNAVPARPAMRRPLPPELIERGECPFDPPAELGRLRGEGPVAPITLLNGARAWMVTGYREAREAFGDPRFSSDKFRHRDALQLTPEEVAAGTCPHAPESATPSGHGLFIFMDPPEHTRLRRLLIGEFTVRRMRALESRVTELAVELIEDMRAAGNRADLVADFALPLPSLVICELLGVDYADRARFQRSAAVSLNFRLPEQERLRAGAELREFMRELVASKRAAPGDDLLSGLVHGDADPALTDLELVDIATTLLTAGHETTANMLALGTFALLEHPEQLAALRADPALVDGAVEELLRYLSVLHLGTTRVATEDLTLGGVDIAAGDTVLLSIPEADRDPEHWPEPDRLDVARPRSPHLAFGHGVHQCLGQQLARVEMRIGYAELLDRLPGLSLDVPAGDVPLRTDMIVYGVHELPVTWR